One Micromonospora sp. WMMD812 genomic window carries:
- a CDS encoding AfsR/SARP family transcriptional regulator, with protein MRFGILGPLRVGGGEATVTAGRDRVVLAMLLLRAGRIVPVEDLVDAVWEERPPATARAQLQTCVSRLRRRFTQLGVPPETIVTDPVGYGVRSGPDELDAEVFGRGVDAGRAALTAGRLAEAREHFRAALSLWRGPALSGIPSRSVRRRAQALDEHRLAVLEECVDVELRLGRAAELLAELTEAVDRHPLRERLRGHLMLALSAVGRQADALTVYRDGRRLYAEELGIEPGTALQELHQRVLAGDLALAGPARGPAGPVRCLPRAISDFTGRQDTLARLIKEIDEDRTRVQLVDGMPGSGKTTLAVHLAAALEDRYPDAQLFIDLHGHSEREPLPPAAALAALLRQLGVPGERIPLDEDERAARWRSELADRRAVVVLDNAASAAQVAPLLPNGRGTLTLITSRRRLTGLDEGRPSSLAVLDRDEGIELLARVVGPERVAAEPEAAAEVVRRCGHLPLAIRLAGARLVHRPRWRIADLAARFAGGSDALTELVAGDRSVGQAFALSYAQVSPAAQRMFRLLGLYPAAQFDTRAAAALADVPLPGAEHLLDELVDAHLVDEPDPGRFRFHDLVRDYARQLVAEPGLAAERSAAVERMLNVHLHLVTATARQVNRSASPAPLPLPALLRPDLVEAGAPPSIEWLDGNRASLTAMIRFAEQAGRDGYCWQLAHAGWSYWYAYGHLDDLIEAHEVGLRAAERLDDDAAVAAMHNYLASGYYRLARYGEAVASMEIALRLRARLGDRVGQAGTHKNIAAAHAILGNVPAALRHLDEALGILRREGRDAGVVALFNNQAAILLGAGRLAEALAVSRAQLMLARTASTLYETANAMGHVAMARARMGHGEPARRRLRVALAFKRRLGNRYGVGELLNEIGELERVSGHPETAMNLHREALVAMTEAGDRSGQCASRNLLARALLEAGDPGAALDLHRRVLADAARLDARREQARALDGIARCLRDSDPIAARTHWTRALVLFRQVEAPDRHEVERLLAELR; from the coding sequence ATGCGGTTCGGGATCCTGGGGCCCCTGCGGGTCGGTGGTGGCGAGGCCACCGTCACCGCGGGTCGCGACCGGGTCGTACTCGCCATGCTGCTGCTGCGCGCCGGCCGGATCGTGCCCGTGGAGGACCTGGTCGACGCGGTCTGGGAGGAGCGGCCGCCGGCCACGGCCCGCGCCCAGTTGCAGACCTGCGTGTCCCGTCTCCGACGCCGGTTCACCCAGCTCGGCGTGCCACCGGAGACCATCGTCACCGACCCGGTCGGTTACGGCGTCCGGAGCGGGCCGGACGAGTTGGACGCCGAGGTCTTCGGCCGGGGCGTCGACGCCGGCCGGGCCGCGCTCACCGCGGGTCGGCTCGCGGAGGCGCGCGAGCATTTTCGGGCCGCGCTGTCGCTCTGGCGTGGGCCGGCGCTCAGCGGCATCCCGAGCCGGAGCGTCCGTCGGCGTGCGCAGGCGCTCGACGAGCACCGGCTGGCCGTGCTGGAGGAGTGCGTGGACGTCGAGCTGCGTCTCGGTCGGGCCGCCGAGCTGCTGGCCGAGCTGACCGAGGCCGTCGACCGGCACCCGCTCCGGGAGCGGCTGCGGGGTCACCTGATGCTCGCCCTGTCCGCGGTCGGCCGGCAGGCCGACGCCCTCACCGTCTACCGCGACGGGCGCCGGCTCTACGCCGAGGAGTTGGGCATCGAGCCCGGCACCGCGTTGCAGGAGCTGCACCAGCGGGTGCTCGCGGGCGACCTGGCGCTGGCCGGCCCGGCGCGTGGCCCGGCGGGCCCGGTGCGCTGCCTGCCTCGGGCGATCAGTGACTTCACCGGCCGGCAGGACACCCTCGCGCGACTGATCAAGGAGATCGACGAGGACCGCACCCGGGTCCAGCTCGTCGACGGCATGCCGGGCAGCGGCAAGACCACCCTGGCGGTCCACCTGGCCGCCGCGCTGGAGGACCGCTATCCCGACGCGCAGCTCTTCATCGACCTGCATGGCCACAGCGAGCGGGAGCCGCTGCCTCCGGCGGCGGCGCTCGCCGCGCTGCTGCGCCAGCTCGGCGTGCCCGGCGAGCGCATCCCCCTCGACGAGGACGAACGCGCCGCCCGCTGGCGCAGCGAGCTCGCCGACCGCCGGGCGGTGGTGGTGCTGGACAACGCGGCCTCCGCCGCCCAGGTGGCGCCGCTGCTGCCCAACGGTCGGGGCACGCTGACCCTGATCACCAGCCGGCGTCGGCTCACCGGACTCGACGAGGGCAGGCCCTCGTCGCTCGCGGTCCTCGACCGGGACGAGGGGATCGAGCTGCTCGCGAGGGTGGTCGGCCCCGAGCGGGTGGCCGCCGAGCCGGAGGCCGCTGCGGAGGTGGTCCGCCGTTGCGGGCACCTGCCGCTGGCCATCCGGCTCGCCGGCGCGCGGCTCGTGCACCGGCCCCGCTGGCGCATCGCGGACCTCGCCGCGCGGTTCGCCGGTGGGTCGGATGCCCTGACCGAGCTGGTGGCCGGCGACCGCTCCGTCGGCCAGGCCTTCGCCCTGTCGTACGCGCAGGTCAGCCCGGCCGCGCAGCGGATGTTCCGGCTGCTCGGGCTGTATCCGGCAGCACAGTTCGACACCCGGGCCGCCGCCGCGCTGGCCGACGTGCCGCTGCCCGGGGCGGAGCACCTGCTCGACGAGTTGGTCGACGCGCACCTGGTCGACGAGCCGGACCCGGGACGGTTCCGCTTCCACGACCTCGTCCGGGACTACGCGCGGCAGCTGGTGGCGGAGCCGGGGCTCGCCGCCGAGCGGTCCGCGGCCGTGGAGCGGATGTTGAACGTCCACCTGCATCTGGTCACGGCCACGGCCCGCCAGGTCAACCGGTCGGCGAGCCCGGCACCGCTACCGTTGCCCGCGCTGCTCCGGCCCGACCTGGTGGAGGCGGGCGCCCCACCGTCCATCGAGTGGCTCGACGGGAACCGCGCGAGCCTGACCGCCATGATCCGCTTCGCCGAACAGGCGGGCCGGGACGGCTACTGCTGGCAGCTCGCCCATGCCGGGTGGAGCTACTGGTACGCGTACGGCCATCTGGACGACCTGATCGAGGCGCATGAGGTCGGGCTTCGGGCCGCGGAGCGGCTCGACGACGACGCGGCTGTCGCCGCCATGCACAACTACCTCGCCTCCGGCTACTACCGCCTGGCTCGGTACGGCGAGGCGGTTGCCTCGATGGAGATCGCTCTCCGCCTGCGTGCGCGGCTGGGGGACCGGGTGGGACAGGCCGGCACCCACAAGAACATCGCGGCGGCCCACGCCATCCTCGGCAACGTGCCGGCCGCGTTACGGCACCTCGACGAGGCGCTGGGCATTCTTCGACGCGAGGGGCGTGATGCCGGCGTCGTCGCGCTGTTCAACAATCAGGCGGCGATCCTGCTGGGCGCCGGGCGGTTGGCCGAGGCGCTGGCGGTATCCCGGGCGCAGTTGATGCTGGCGCGGACGGCCAGCACGCTCTACGAGACGGCCAACGCCATGGGGCACGTCGCGATGGCCCGGGCCCGGATGGGGCACGGCGAGCCGGCGCGCCGGCGACTGCGGGTCGCGCTCGCGTTCAAACGTCGCCTCGGCAACCGGTACGGCGTCGGTGAGCTGCTCAACGAGATCGGCGAGTTGGAGCGGGTGAGCGGCCATCCGGAGACGGCGATGAACCTGCACCGCGAAGCGCTGGTGGCGATGACCGAGGCTGGTGACCGCAGCGGGCAGTGTGCCTCGCGGAACCTGCTGGCCCGGGCACTGCTGGAGGCCGGAGACCCCGGTGCCGCGCTGGACCTGCATCGGCGGGTGTTGGCGGACGCCGCCCGGCTGGACGCCCGACGTGAGCAGGCGCGGGCGCTGGATGGCATCGCCCGCTGCCTCCGGGACTCCGACCCGATCGCCGCGCGCACCCACTGGACCCGGGCGCTGGTGCTGTTCCGTCAGGTCGAGGCGCCGGACCGGCACGAGGTCGAGCGCCTTCTCGCCGAGCTGCGCTGA
- a CDS encoding pyridoxamine 5'-phosphate oxidase family protein — translation MATLPGAEVLARLDRERGVWLCTLRPDGSPHLTPVWFLFHDGAW, via the coding sequence GTGGCCACCTTGCCCGGCGCGGAGGTGCTGGCCCGGCTCGACCGGGAGCGGGGGGTCTGGCTCTGCACGCTGCGGCCGGACGGGTCGCCGCACCTGACACCGGTCTGGTTCCTCTTCCACGACGGGGCCTGGTAG
- a CDS encoding class II fumarate hydratase, with amino-acid sequence MVRVTTPEATGYRIERDSMGEVEVPAEALWRAQTQRAVQNFPISGRGIEPAQIRALAQIKGAAAEVNGELGVIDANVAAAIAAAAAHVADGGYDDQFPIDVFQTGSGTSSNMNTNEVIATLAGRELGRDVHPNDDVNASQSSNDVFPSSIHLAATQAVAQDLLPALAHLAGALEGKAAEFETVVKAGRTHLMDATPVTLGQEFGGYAAQVRYGIERLEAALPRLAELPLGGTAVGTGINTPLGFAAAVIEKLRASTGLPLTEARNHFEAQGARDALVETSGQLRTVAVGLYKIANDVRWMGSGPRAGLRELRIPDLQPGSSIMPGKVNPVVAEAMRQVCAQVIGNDAAVAFAGSQGDFELNVMLPVMGRNVLESIRLLAASGRLFADRLVVGLVADAEVCLAYAEGSPSIVTPLNRYVGYDEAASIAKEALAKQTSIREVVIARGHVEGGKLSETQLDEALDLLRMTHP; translated from the coding sequence ATGGTACGCGTGACGACTCCAGAGGCGACGGGCTACCGGATCGAACGCGACTCGATGGGCGAGGTGGAGGTGCCCGCCGAGGCGCTGTGGCGCGCCCAGACGCAGCGCGCGGTGCAGAACTTCCCGATCTCGGGCCGGGGCATCGAGCCGGCCCAGATCCGGGCGCTGGCTCAGATCAAGGGCGCGGCTGCCGAGGTCAACGGCGAGCTGGGCGTGATCGACGCGAACGTGGCCGCGGCGATCGCCGCCGCCGCGGCGCACGTTGCCGACGGCGGCTACGACGACCAGTTCCCCATCGACGTGTTCCAGACCGGCTCTGGGACGTCGTCCAACATGAACACCAACGAGGTGATCGCCACCCTCGCCGGTCGGGAGCTGGGCCGGGACGTCCACCCGAACGACGACGTGAACGCCTCGCAGTCCAGCAACGACGTCTTCCCGTCCTCGATCCACCTGGCCGCCACCCAGGCCGTCGCGCAGGACCTCCTGCCGGCGCTGGCCCACCTCGCGGGGGCGCTGGAGGGCAAGGCCGCGGAGTTCGAGACCGTCGTGAAGGCCGGGCGTACGCACCTGATGGACGCCACCCCGGTGACTCTGGGCCAGGAGTTCGGCGGATACGCCGCGCAGGTCCGCTACGGGATCGAGCGGCTGGAGGCGGCGCTGCCCCGGTTGGCCGAGCTGCCCTTGGGCGGCACCGCGGTGGGCACCGGCATCAACACGCCGCTCGGCTTCGCCGCCGCGGTGATCGAGAAGCTGCGCGCGTCGACCGGGCTGCCGCTGACCGAGGCGCGTAACCACTTCGAGGCGCAGGGCGCGCGGGACGCGCTGGTGGAGACCTCCGGACAGCTCCGCACCGTCGCCGTCGGCCTTTACAAGATCGCCAATGACGTTCGCTGGATGGGCTCCGGCCCCCGCGCCGGCCTTCGCGAGCTGCGCATCCCCGACCTCCAGCCCGGCTCGTCGATCATGCCCGGCAAGGTGAACCCGGTGGTCGCCGAGGCGATGCGACAGGTCTGCGCCCAGGTGATCGGCAACGACGCCGCCGTCGCCTTCGCCGGCTCTCAGGGCGACTTCGAGCTGAACGTCATGCTCCCGGTGATGGGCCGCAACGTCCTGGAGTCGATCCGGCTGCTGGCCGCGTCCGGCCGGCTCTTCGCCGACCGCCTGGTGGTCGGGCTGGTCGCGGACGCCGAGGTCTGCCTGGCGTACGCCGAGGGCTCGCCGTCGATCGTGACCCCGCTGAACCGGTACGTGGGGTACGACGAGGCCGCCTCGATCGCCAAGGAGGCGCTGGCCAAGCAGACCTCGATCCGCGAGGTGGTCATCGCGCGGGGGCACGTGGAGGGCGGCAAGCTCTCCGAGACCCAGCTGGACGAGGCGCTCGACCTGCTGCGGATGACCCACCCCTGA